In Spirosoma sp. KUDC1026, the sequence CCAACAACCGGCTTGACAGGCAGCTTTACTGGCTTTGCCGGAATTTACCCGAACGCGGTTCACCTACCCCGATAAGGAGGGGTAGCGTCGATGGATAAATCAGGAAACAGCAGCAGGAAAATGCTGGGATGACGTCATGCCAATGCCGTGCCGATGAGCTAATAGCTTACCAGCAATAACAAAACACAACGAAGCAGGCCGAAAATTAAGCGCGGGGCGGTCGGAACAGCCCGTCGAGGGATTGGCTCGTGCGGGCAATCAGGTAGGTAAACAGGCCAGTCGTAGACAACTGACGAACAGCGGGCGCGAAGGTAAAGGAAGTCACTGACTCAGCGTACAGCTGAATGGAAGGCGTATTCTGAACGCGCTCGGTGGTTTCTTTATCCTGTTTATCCTGCTGGGCTTTCAGGCGTTTGGCCAGGAAACACTGACCGTTACAGTGCAGCTCGGGCCGGTCGCGGTTTTCGCAGAGCACACGGGCGATATAGTCCCGGTTAAGCTGGTAATAAGCGATGGTTCCCCAGGGACTGACCAGGGGGAGCAGGGTGGCAACCAGCAATATGTAACTGACCAGCGAGCGCATCGAGCCACAAAGGTAAGACAGAAACACGTTAAGATACGCGCCTTGTCCCGTTGACGGATGAAACTTTCCGGGTTCGTATACTATCAATTTGTTAAATCATTCAGACTCAATTATCCTTCCTTGAATATCTTCTTAGTTTTGAGCCGTTGACGTAGTTAGCCGTCTGCACTCGTGGGTTCCGGAGTCTTCAATACCAGTCAGAAAACGGCCGTACAGCAGCGCCTTCAACAAGGTAATGAACAGGCATTTAACCGCCTGTTTGACGGCTATCAATGGGTTGATCCACTGGGAAGACGAGACGAACGAACTAATGCGCGACGTATTCACGAAAGTCCGGGAGAATTGTAGCCTGATTCAGTCCGACCGGCCGCTCGCTGGTTTTCTGCACACATCGTGCCCGACGAGTAAAGTTCTGGCAGGACGTAGTTTTTCACCATATGAAACGTAAATTTTTAGCGGGTTTGCTGGCGTGCGTAACCAGTCTGAGCCTGGCCCAGACCCGCCTGTATTCGCCGGCGCAGGCACACGCCCACAACGATTACGAACATACGATCCCGTTCTGGCAGGCTTACGACCAGCAGTTTGGTTCGATCGAAGCCGATATTTACGCCCGCAATGGTCAGCTTTACGTAGCCCACGACACGGCGGACATTACCCCCGACCGAACGCTGGATGCGCTGTATATTCAGCCCATCGTCGGCAAAGTGAAGGCAAACAAAGGCAAGGCGTACGCCGATGCTGACTATACCTTGCAGTGGCTGATCGATTTGAAAACCCCGGCGGCCCTGTCGCTCCCTCTGCTCGTAAAAGCCCTGTCGGCCTACCCCGATGTTTTCGGTACGGGTGGTCCGGTGCAGGTTGTGGTCAGTGGCAACGTACCAGCCCCCACTCAGTTCGGGCAATTTCCCAACTGGCTCAAATTCGATGGTCGCCCGAATATTACGTACACACCGGAGCAACTAACGCACATTGGTCTGATCAGCCAGGATTTTACGAAATACACCCGCTGGAATGGCAAGGGGCTAATCGTCAAGAAAGAGCGCGAAGCGATTCAGGCGGTTGTGGACCAGGTGCACAAACAGGGCAAGAAAATCCGCTTCTGGGCCACGCCCGACAACATCAACACCTGGAAGTCGCTGATGAACCTGGGTGTCGATTTCATCAACACCGATAACCTGGCTGGACTGGGTCGGTTTCTGAGTACCCGTCAGACGGCCGAGTACCAGGAAATCAAGCCCGCGCACCCCGTTTATCAACCGACGTACCGCAATAACGACAGCCGCAGCCGGGTCAAAAATGTGATTCTGCTGATTGGGGATGGCATGGGACTGACCCAGATTTATGCCGGTCTGACTGGCAACCGGGGCGACCTGAACCTGGCCCGCCTGCTCAACATCGGCTTCTCAAAGACCAGCGCGGCCGATACGTACATCACCGACTCGGCCGCCGGTGGTACAGCCATGGCAACGGGCACGAAAACCAATAACCGCGCTATTGGCGTCGACGCAACGGGCGCATTGGTACCGGCCATACCAGTACTGATCAGGAAATGGAACATGCCCAGCGGTATTATCTCATCGGGGTCGGTTACCGATGCCACTCCAGCCGTTTTCTACGCTCACCAGCCCGACCGCATGTTCGAGCGGGAAATTGCATCCGACTTCCTGCGTAGCCCGGTGCCGATTTTGATTGGGGGTGGCTACCGTTATTTCCAGGAACAAAA encodes:
- a CDS encoding alkaline phosphatase, whose translation is MKRKFLAGLLACVTSLSLAQTRLYSPAQAHAHNDYEHTIPFWQAYDQQFGSIEADIYARNGQLYVAHDTADITPDRTLDALYIQPIVGKVKANKGKAYADADYTLQWLIDLKTPAALSLPLLVKALSAYPDVFGTGGPVQVVVSGNVPAPTQFGQFPNWLKFDGRPNITYTPEQLTHIGLISQDFTKYTRWNGKGLIVKKEREAIQAVVDQVHKQGKKIRFWATPDNINTWKSLMNLGVDFINTDNLAGLGRFLSTRQTAEYQEIKPAHPVYQPTYRNNDSRSRVKNVILLIGDGMGLTQIYAGLTGNRGDLNLARLLNIGFSKTSAADTYITDSAAGGTAMATGTKTNNRAIGVDATGALVPAIPVLIRKWNMPSGIISSGSVTDATPAVFYAHQPDRMFEREIASDFLRSPVPILIGGGYRYFQEQNVLDTLQQRGYQIGRKLSDLERMKPPFVMLDDSSVGPIHKGRPDFLVPALRKTMRELQTNSAGFFIMAEGAQIDYGGHVNDTRYVVQEMQDFDRAIGEAIKFADSNGETLVIVTADHETGGLSLLDGDVKRGYVDGNFSTNDHSGVMVPVFAYGPHSLDFRGVYENTEIQRKIMAILAKYHANAK